One genomic region from Ovis canadensis isolate MfBH-ARS-UI-01 breed Bighorn chromosome 24, ARS-UI_OviCan_v2, whole genome shotgun sequence encodes:
- the LOC138428891 gene encoding speedy protein E4-like, with the protein MASFCLNSQFEDQRPQSSSLGLPMVMFVSEESPGPSALWASSSSLPWCPGYKRKWSAAFGAEVEDEAQDSWIVKSLSGLRMKLKKQPVFLVLPEHHMVFNKMLEDHVIKRFLAWDRNLKVSDKYLLAMVIAYFSRAGLFSWQYRRIHFFIALYLASKMEEDNRAPKQIIFSFLYGRNHSQRRLFHKLVFQFICSMNWKMRVTQEECEKIQAFHPRLWVWDRDRALLP; encoded by the exons ATGGCCAGTTTTTGCCTGAATTCCCAGTTTGAGGACCAGAGACCCCAGTCCAGCTCCTTGGGGCTCCCCATGGTGATGTTCGTCAGTGAAGAAAGCCCAGGACCCTCAG cccTCTGGGCCAGCTCCAGCTCCCTGCCTTGGTGCCCTGGCTATAAGAGGAAGTGGTCAGCGGCATTTGGAGCAGAGGTGGAGGACGAGGCCCAGGACAGCTGGATCGTGAAGTCGCTGAGTGGGCTCAGGATGAAGTTGAAGAAACAGCCGGTGTTTTTGGTGCTGCCTGAACACCACATGGTCTTCAACAAGATGCTTG AGGATCATGTCATTAAGAGATTCCTGGCCTGGGACAGAAACCTGAAGGTATCTGACAAG TATCTCCTGGCGATGGTGATCGCTTATTTCAGCCGAGCCGGCCTCTTCTCCTGGCAATACCGGAGGATCCATTTCTTCATAGCTCT CTACCTGGCCAGTAAGATGGAGGAGGACAACCGGGCCCCCAAACAGATCATCTTTTCGTTCCTCTATGGAAGGAACCACTCCCAGCGTCGCTTGTTCCACAAACTGGTTTTCCAATTCATCTGTTCCATGAACTGGAAGATGAGGGTCACACAGGAAGAGTGTGAGAAG ATCCAAGCTTTTCACCCGAGGCTCTGGGTGTGGGATCGAGATCGTGCCCTCTTGCCCTAG
- the RBAK gene encoding RB-associated KRAB zinc finger protein isoform X2, whose product MNESQGSVSFRDVAVDFTQEEWQQLDPEEKMTYRDVMLENYSHLVSVGYDSTKPNVIIKLEQGEEPWVVDSKFLQQQHSEKVWKVGDLIERIQENEDACSRQAVSISSRTLTKEREDVFDKTYNVETSLAPLNLMSYNCVSCGKTLESTSELIISDGSYARKKPDECNECGKTYGEKLYEFHQNGEACSQNEESIQKISILEKPFEYNGCTEALDNEAVFITHKSTYMGEKCYEWNDSRPDFIQMSNFNIYQRSQMDLKPFECSECGKSFCKKSKFIIHQRAHTGEKPYACNVCGKSFSQKGTLTVHRRSHLEEKPYKCNECGKTFCQKLHLTQHLRTHSGEKPYECNECGKTFCQKTHLTLHQRNHSGERPYPCSECGKSFSRKSALSDHQRTHTGEKLYKCNECGKSYYRKSTLITHQRTHTGEKPYQCSECGKFFSRVSYLTIHYRSHLEEKPYECNECGKTFNLNSAFIRHRKVHTDEKPHECSECGKLSHLTSLHTTHLGEKPYECSECGKTFLENSAFDGHQPLPTGEKSYECNICGKVFSELSYYTIHYRSHSEEKPYGCNECGKTFSHNSSLFRHQRVHTGEKPYECYECGKFFSQKSYLTIHHRIHSGEKPYECSKCGKVFSRMSNLTVHYRSHSGEKPYECNECGKVFSQKSYLTVHYRTHSGEKPYECSECGKKFHHRSAFNSHQRIHRRGTLNVLDMGSLL is encoded by the exons ATGAATGAATCCCAG GGGTCAGTATCGTTCAGGGATGTGGCTGTGGACTTCACCCAGGAGGAGTGGCAGCAGTTGGACCCTGAGGAGAAGATGACCTACAGGGACGTGATGCTGGAGAACTACAGCCACCTTGTCTCCGTGG GTTATGACAGCACCAAACCCAACGTGATCATCAAGTTGGAGCAAGGAGAAGAGCCATGGGTAGTAGACAGCAAGTTCCTACAGCAGCAGCATTCAG aaAAAGTCTGGAAAGTTGGTGACCTGATAGAGAGAATCCAAGAAAATGAAGATGCATGTTCAAGGCAAGCTGTTTCTATCAGCAGCAGAACCCTGACCAAGGAGAGAGAGGATGTGTTTGATAAAACATATAACGTGGAAACAAGTCTTGCTCCTTTAAATCTAATGTCTTATAATTGTGTCTCATGTGGGAAGACTTTGGAATCTACTTCAGAATTAATTATTAGTGATGGAAGCTATGCAAGAAAGAAACCGGATGAGTGTAATGAATGTGGGAAAACGTATGGAGAGAAACTGTATGAATTTCATCAAAATGGGGAAGCCTGTTCCCAAAATGAAGAAAGTATTCAGAAAATTAGTATTTTGGAGAAACCCTTTGAATATAATGGATGCACAGAAGCCTTAGACAATGAAGCCGTTTTCATTACTCATAAGAGCACTTATATGGGGGAGAAGTGCTATGAGTGGAATGATTCTAGACCTGACTTCATCCAGATgtcaaattttaatatataccAGAGATCGCAGATGGACTTGAAGCCCTTTGAATGCAGTGAGTGTGGAAAATCCTTCTGCAAAAAGTCAAAATTCATTATACATCAGAGGgctcacacaggagagaaaccttatgCATGTAACGTATGTGGGAAATCCTTCAGCCAAAAAGGAACCCTCACCGTGCATCGGAGATCACATTTAGAGGAGAAACCGTATAAATGCAATGAGTGTGGGAAAACCTTCTGTCAAAAGTTGCACCTCACACAACACCTGAGGACTCATTCAGGAGAGAAGCCCTATGAATGTAATGAGTGTGGGAAAACCTTCTGCCAAAAGACACATCTCACCCTACACCAGAGAAACCATTCAGGAGAAAGACCCTATCCATGTAGCGAATGCGGAAAATCCTTCTCCCGCAAGTCAGCTCTTAGTGACCACCAGAGAACCCACACAGGAGAGAAGCTTTACAAATGCAATGAATGTGGGAAATCCTACTACCGGAAATCCACACTCATCACACACCAGAGAacacacacaggagagaagcCCTACCAGTGCAGTGAGTGTGGGAAGTTTTTCTCTCGGGTATCATACCTCACTATCCATTACAGGAGTCACTTAGAAGAGAAGCCCTATGAATGTAATGAATGCGGGAAAACCTTCAACCTCAACTCAGCCTTTATCAGACATAGGAAAGTACACACAGATGAGAAGCCCCATGAATGCAGTGAGTGCGGGAAGCTCTCACACCTCACCAGCCTTCACACAACTCATCTAGGAGAGAAGCCCTATGAATGTAGTGAGTGTGGGAAAACCTTCCTTGAAAACTCAGCTTTCGATGGGCATCAGCCGCTTCCCACAGGGGAGAAGTCATATGAATGTAACATATGCGGGAAGGTGTTCTCTGAGCTGTCGTACTACACCATACATTATAGGAGTCATTCAGAAGAGAAACCCTACGGGTGTAACGAGTGTGGGAAAACCTTCTCCCATAACTCGTCCCTCTTCCGACACCAGAGAGTCCACACAGGAGAGAAGCCTTACGAGTGTTACGAGTGTGGGAAGTTCTTCTCTCAGAAGTCTTATCTAACAATACATCACAGGATCCACTCGGGAGAGAAACCCTACGAATGTAGCAAGTGCGGGAAAGTCTTCTCTCGGATGTCAAACCTCACTGTGCACTACAGAAGCCATTCGGGAGAGAAGCCCTAcgaatgtaatgaatgtgggaaagTCTTCTCTCAGAAGTCATACCTCACTGTGCATTACAGGACTCATTCAGGAGAGAAGCCGTATGAATGTAGTGAGTGTGGGAAAAAATTCCACCACAGGTCGGCCTTCAACAGCCATCAGAGAATTCACAGGAGAGGGACCTTGAATGTACTTGACATGGGAAGTCTCCTCTGA
- the RBAK gene encoding RB-associated KRAB zinc finger protein isoform X1 produces MRLSVFTVTFPSELGSSCPCVSGSCHPVPIMVPLQGSVSFRDVAVDFTQEEWQQLDPEEKMTYRDVMLENYSHLVSVGYDSTKPNVIIKLEQGEEPWVVDSKFLQQQHSEKVWKVGDLIERIQENEDACSRQAVSISSRTLTKEREDVFDKTYNVETSLAPLNLMSYNCVSCGKTLESTSELIISDGSYARKKPDECNECGKTYGEKLYEFHQNGEACSQNEESIQKISILEKPFEYNGCTEALDNEAVFITHKSTYMGEKCYEWNDSRPDFIQMSNFNIYQRSQMDLKPFECSECGKSFCKKSKFIIHQRAHTGEKPYACNVCGKSFSQKGTLTVHRRSHLEEKPYKCNECGKTFCQKLHLTQHLRTHSGEKPYECNECGKTFCQKTHLTLHQRNHSGERPYPCSECGKSFSRKSALSDHQRTHTGEKLYKCNECGKSYYRKSTLITHQRTHTGEKPYQCSECGKFFSRVSYLTIHYRSHLEEKPYECNECGKTFNLNSAFIRHRKVHTDEKPHECSECGKLSHLTSLHTTHLGEKPYECSECGKTFLENSAFDGHQPLPTGEKSYECNICGKVFSELSYYTIHYRSHSEEKPYGCNECGKTFSHNSSLFRHQRVHTGEKPYECYECGKFFSQKSYLTIHHRIHSGEKPYECSKCGKVFSRMSNLTVHYRSHSGEKPYECNECGKVFSQKSYLTVHYRTHSGEKPYECSECGKKFHHRSAFNSHQRIHRRGTLNVLDMGSLL; encoded by the exons ATGAGGCTTTCAGTCTTCACAGTTACTTTTCCCAGTGAGCTGGGGAGCTCCTGTCCTTGTGTGTCAGGTTCATGTCACCCAGTTCCCATCATGGTGCCATTACAGGGGTCAGTATCGTTCAGGGATGTGGCTGTGGACTTCACCCAGGAGGAGTGGCAGCAGTTGGACCCTGAGGAGAAGATGACCTACAGGGACGTGATGCTGGAGAACTACAGCCACCTTGTCTCCGTGG GTTATGACAGCACCAAACCCAACGTGATCATCAAGTTGGAGCAAGGAGAAGAGCCATGGGTAGTAGACAGCAAGTTCCTACAGCAGCAGCATTCAG aaAAAGTCTGGAAAGTTGGTGACCTGATAGAGAGAATCCAAGAAAATGAAGATGCATGTTCAAGGCAAGCTGTTTCTATCAGCAGCAGAACCCTGACCAAGGAGAGAGAGGATGTGTTTGATAAAACATATAACGTGGAAACAAGTCTTGCTCCTTTAAATCTAATGTCTTATAATTGTGTCTCATGTGGGAAGACTTTGGAATCTACTTCAGAATTAATTATTAGTGATGGAAGCTATGCAAGAAAGAAACCGGATGAGTGTAATGAATGTGGGAAAACGTATGGAGAGAAACTGTATGAATTTCATCAAAATGGGGAAGCCTGTTCCCAAAATGAAGAAAGTATTCAGAAAATTAGTATTTTGGAGAAACCCTTTGAATATAATGGATGCACAGAAGCCTTAGACAATGAAGCCGTTTTCATTACTCATAAGAGCACTTATATGGGGGAGAAGTGCTATGAGTGGAATGATTCTAGACCTGACTTCATCCAGATgtcaaattttaatatataccAGAGATCGCAGATGGACTTGAAGCCCTTTGAATGCAGTGAGTGTGGAAAATCCTTCTGCAAAAAGTCAAAATTCATTATACATCAGAGGgctcacacaggagagaaaccttatgCATGTAACGTATGTGGGAAATCCTTCAGCCAAAAAGGAACCCTCACCGTGCATCGGAGATCACATTTAGAGGAGAAACCGTATAAATGCAATGAGTGTGGGAAAACCTTCTGTCAAAAGTTGCACCTCACACAACACCTGAGGACTCATTCAGGAGAGAAGCCCTATGAATGTAATGAGTGTGGGAAAACCTTCTGCCAAAAGACACATCTCACCCTACACCAGAGAAACCATTCAGGAGAAAGACCCTATCCATGTAGCGAATGCGGAAAATCCTTCTCCCGCAAGTCAGCTCTTAGTGACCACCAGAGAACCCACACAGGAGAGAAGCTTTACAAATGCAATGAATGTGGGAAATCCTACTACCGGAAATCCACACTCATCACACACCAGAGAacacacacaggagagaagcCCTACCAGTGCAGTGAGTGTGGGAAGTTTTTCTCTCGGGTATCATACCTCACTATCCATTACAGGAGTCACTTAGAAGAGAAGCCCTATGAATGTAATGAATGCGGGAAAACCTTCAACCTCAACTCAGCCTTTATCAGACATAGGAAAGTACACACAGATGAGAAGCCCCATGAATGCAGTGAGTGCGGGAAGCTCTCACACCTCACCAGCCTTCACACAACTCATCTAGGAGAGAAGCCCTATGAATGTAGTGAGTGTGGGAAAACCTTCCTTGAAAACTCAGCTTTCGATGGGCATCAGCCGCTTCCCACAGGGGAGAAGTCATATGAATGTAACATATGCGGGAAGGTGTTCTCTGAGCTGTCGTACTACACCATACATTATAGGAGTCATTCAGAAGAGAAACCCTACGGGTGTAACGAGTGTGGGAAAACCTTCTCCCATAACTCGTCCCTCTTCCGACACCAGAGAGTCCACACAGGAGAGAAGCCTTACGAGTGTTACGAGTGTGGGAAGTTCTTCTCTCAGAAGTCTTATCTAACAATACATCACAGGATCCACTCGGGAGAGAAACCCTACGAATGTAGCAAGTGCGGGAAAGTCTTCTCTCGGATGTCAAACCTCACTGTGCACTACAGAAGCCATTCGGGAGAGAAGCCCTAcgaatgtaatgaatgtgggaaagTCTTCTCTCAGAAGTCATACCTCACTGTGCATTACAGGACTCATTCAGGAGAGAAGCCGTATGAATGTAGTGAGTGTGGGAAAAAATTCCACCACAGGTCGGCCTTCAACAGCCATCAGAGAATTCACAGGAGAGGGACCTTGAATGTACTTGACATGGGAAGTCTCCTCTGA